The DNA region GGACGGACCAGCCGCGCTTGGCGCCGTCGCCCGCGGGATGCGGCCCGAGGACGGCGAAGGGATCGCCATGACGGCCGGCGCAGATCGCCTCGACCGCGTCGCGATCGACGCGGGCCTTCGACGATCCGCGCTGCGCCGCCACCCTACTTGAGTCGCTTGACGATGTGATATCCGTAGGGGCTGTTCTTCTGGTCGTAGTCCGCGATGCCGATGTCGCCGACCTTCAGCGGGAAGCCGGTGTTGCCGAAGGCGGGGACCATCCTCCCGCGGGGAAACTCCCCGGGGTTGTTGGCGACGCCGTTGTTCGACATGGAGTAGATGCCCGGCGGCATGTCGTTCGTGTACTCCTTGACCAGCGCGTCGAAATCCTCGCCCTTCCGGGCGCGCTCGAGAAGCTGATACGCCAGAGTCTTCGCGTCCTCGAGCGATCTCGTGATGTTCTTTCCGGGGACCGATCCCTTGAAGCCGATCAGGATGTGCTGCACCTGGATGTGATCCGGCTCGGCCGCCTTCGCGGGCTCGGCGGGCTTGGCCGCCTCGGCGGGCTTGGTCTGCTCGGGCGGCGCGGCCGCCGGTGCGGCGACGCTCCCGGCCGCGACAAAAGCGAGAATGAGTGCGGTCTTCAAGCGATTCCTCCCCGGGACGATCGTCCCGACACGAAAGATCGAAGGCGCGAGGTCAGGGCTACTTCTTCGTTTCCTTCTGCATGGCCTTCATCTTCTGCATGAGGCCGGCGGTCCACTTCTCGTACTGCTCGTTGTTCACCTCGAAGGTGCCGTACATGTAGTTGGAGCCCGTGTAGTCGTAGTTCGCGCCCGCGTCGGTGTACTTCAGCTCGGCGGTGGCCCCCTGCTCGTAGGTCTTGTGGATCGGATCGGCGCCCGGAGGGTTGGTGATCTTCGTGCTGCCGCCGAGGCCTCCCTCGATCAGGTGCCCGGTGAAGGTGCCGTACTGCCCGAGCGTGACCTTGTGCTCCTTCCCCTTGATCTCGCGCGCGATCGGAACAACTCGAATCTCGGTCTTCTTCGACGCCTCGGCCGGAAGGGTGTGCGCCGCGATGTCGCGAAGGGCGGCCTGCTGCTCCTTGCTCCCCTTCTCGTCGATGTAGAGGTAGGCGAACTTCCAGTTCCCCATCGAGTCCATCATCGACTCATTGTCCGGGCTCTCGCCCATGAACCCGTACGCGAGTCCGTCAAGCTGGGTGGCACCGTACGTCCCCTTCTGGATGAAGACGAACTCGCCACCGCCGCACGACATGCGCGTGGGCTTCGAGCCGAACCAGCAGGGACAGGCGGCGTTGCACGAGCAGGCTTCCTCGAGCTGCCCCGTGATCTTCCAGGGGGTCTTCGCCTCGGCCTTCGGCGCCTCGGCCGCAAGGGTGGCTGCCGTGACGAGTAGAAGGACACCCAGTGCTGCGATGAGCGGACGACGTGCCATCTTTCGTTCCTCCTCGACCGTTCGTTTCGACGCGGAATACCGCCGACCGTGGACTGGCGCCGATTCTATCGGGGGGCCCGCTCCGGAATCAACCGATCTCCCCCGCCGGGGCTTGACCCGACGGGCCCGCTCGTGTGTCAGATCGAGGCATGCATTCCCGACGAATTCCCGCGGGCCGCCCGCCCGCACCCCCCCGGCCACCGGGATTCCGGGTTGCGCGGGCGCTCCTCATCGCGCTCCTCGCGGCGCCCGCCTCGGTCGTCCACGTGGCGGCCCTGGACGCCCAGGTCCCCCCGGCCGCGCCGGAGCCCCCGGGCGTCGCGGCTCCCCCGACGGTCCTCGAGGGGACTCCGCCGGGAGGGTTTCCCTACCGGCTGACGATGCCGGCCGGCTCAACGGAAGGGCGGCCCAGCCGTCTGGTGATCTGGCTCCACCCTACCGGCGGCTCCTGGAACCAGGAGGTCGAGAAGCTCGCCCCCATCTTTCTGAAGCACCACCTCTCCCTCCTCGTCATCACGGAGAAATCGTTCGCGGGGTGGACGGACGAAGAGGCGCGCCGGCTCTTCGGCCGCACGATCCCGGAGGTCGCCGGAGTCTCCGGGATCGACGCCCGCCGACCGTTCCTCATGGGGTTCAGCGGCGGCGGGCAGCTCGCCATCGCGCTCTGGCACAGCCGTCCCGGGAACTACGGCGGAGTGATCCTCGACGCGGCGTACCCGATCGTGAGCGATCAGGGGAAGCAGGAGCTCATGGAGGTGCCGCCCGGTGACGCGACGCGCGGCGTTCCCGTCTTCGTCCTCGTCGGCGAGAAGGACTCGGTCACGGCCACCTGGAAGAAAGTCGAGGGAAAATGGCGCCGGGCGGGGGTCCCGCTGACGGTCCGGTACATCCCCGGGAAAGGGCACCAGTGGCTCTTCGGGCCGGACGAGGTCGCGGCCCTCGACGCGTGGCTCGGCTCGCTCCCCGCCTCGAGCTGATCCCTCGGACGCCGTCAGGTCGTCGTTCGACCGCCCGTCACGCGATGCTCCCGCCGCAGGACGAGCCCGAGCCGGCCGTGCAGCCGTAGCAGTGGTTCCCGGTGACGATCCGCCGCCGGGAGAGCGACGCCGCGTCGAAGTCCCGGATGTGCGTGGGCGCGCCGTGATCGACGGTGAGATCCAGCATCTGGTTGAAGTCGCAGTCGTACAGGCGGCCGTCCCACCCGACGGAGAGGGTGTAGCGGCACATGACCCCTTCGGCCGCCGCGGAGTTGAATGCGGTGGCGAGCCGCTCCATGTACCCCTCGTAGTTCCCCGACTCGATCAGGAACTCGAGGAAGCGGCTGATCGGCATGTTCGTGATGGTGTAGAGCCGGTTGAAGACGACGCCGTGCTCGCGCGCGAGCTTCGCCTTGAAGTGCGCCTCCTGGGACCTCTGCCCCGCCGGAAGGAAGGCCCCCACGGGGTTCGTCACGAGGTTGAGCGAGAGCCCCGTCCCCTCCCGGCCGTAGCCGAGCCCGTTCAAGAGATGCAGCGCCTCGATCGACTTGTCGAAGACCCCTTCGCCCCGCTGCGCGTCGGTCTGGGACGACGAGAACGACGGCAGGGAGGCGATGATCTCCACCCTGTGGGAGGCGAGAAAGGCCGCGAGGTCGGCCTGCGACGGGATCAGGAGAACCGTCAGGTTGCAGCGATCGATGACGCTCCGGCCGAGGCGGCGCGACTCCTCGACGAGGTAGCGGAAGCTCGGGCTCAGCTCGGGAGCGCCGCCGGTGATATCGACGGTGGGGATGTCGGTGCGCGCGAGGGCGGCCATGCACAGCTCGGCCGTCTCCGGCGTCATGACCTCGCGGCGATCGGGGCCGGCGTCGACGTGGCAGTGGCGGCACGTCTGATTGCACACCTTGCCGACGTTGATCTGAAAGGTGGTGATGCCGCTCGCCGCCAGAGGCTGCAGGCCGGCCCGGGCGATCCGATCCTCGAACCGGGCGACCTCGCCCGGCGCCTGGAGACGGCGCACCTGCTCCCTCGCGGAGGCGAGAGGATTGTCCCGCTGTTTGAGCGTTCGGATCAGAAGGGGCACGGGCCCTCCGGGTGACGCCTACATCGAGATTTTCGCGGCCACGTTCCGCATCTGCACGCCATGGACGAGGGAGGATCCGCCGCGGATGGCGCAGGCCACGTGCACCGCCTCGGTCATCTCCTCGACGTTCGATCCCTTCTCGAGCGACGCCTGCGTGTACGCGTCGATGCAGTAGGGGCACTGGACGGTGTGCGCGACCGCAAGCGCGATCAGGGCCTTCTCCCGCTCGGTGAGCGCCCCTTCCGCGAAGACGGCGCTGTAGTAGGCCATGAACTTCTCCCACAGCGCGGGGTTGCCCTTCGCCATGTCGGCGAAGTGTCCGAGGTCTTTCGGATGGTAGTAGGTCTCCATGAGTCCCCTTTCGATGCCGCGGCGCTCTCAAGGGTTTCGATCGCTGCGGGAGCCGGAAGCCTGAAGCCTAGCACCGGGTTTCGCGCGTGTCCGCGGGCTCAGGCCCCGAGGAGGAAGCCGAGGGCCATCGCGAGGCCTATCCCGACGCTCACGAGCCCCGC from Acidobacteriota bacterium includes:
- a CDS encoding peptidylprolyl isomerase produces the protein MKTALILAFVAAGSVAAPAAAPPEQTKPAEAAKPAEPAKAAEPDHIQVQHILIGFKGSVPGKNITRSLEDAKTLAYQLLERARKGEDFDALVKEYTNDMPPGIYSMSNNGVANNPGEFPRGRMVPAFGNTGFPLKVGDIGIADYDQKNSPYGYHIVKRLK
- a CDS encoding DUF1326 domain-containing protein; translation: MARRPLIAALGVLLLVTAATLAAEAPKAEAKTPWKITGQLEEACSCNAACPCWFGSKPTRMSCGGGEFVFIQKGTYGATQLDGLAYGFMGESPDNESMMDSMGNWKFAYLYIDEKGSKEQQAALRDIAAHTLPAEASKKTEIRVVPIAREIKGKEHKVTLGQYGTFTGHLIEGGLGGSTKITNPPGADPIHKTYEQGATAELKYTDAGANYDYTGSNYMYGTFEVNNEQYEKWTAGLMQKMKAMQKETKK
- the arsS gene encoding arsenosugar biosynthesis radical SAM protein ArsS (Some members of this family are selenoproteins.), which gives rise to MRTLKQRDNPLASAREQVRRLQAPGEVARFEDRIARAGLQPLAASGITTFQINVGKVCNQTCRHCHVDAGPDRREVMTPETAELCMAALARTDIPTVDITGGAPELSPSFRYLVEESRRLGRSVIDRCNLTVLLIPSQADLAAFLASHRVEIIASLPSFSSSQTDAQRGEGVFDKSIEALHLLNGLGYGREGTGLSLNLVTNPVGAFLPAGQRSQEAHFKAKLAREHGVVFNRLYTITNMPISRFLEFLIESGNYEGYMERLATAFNSAAAEGVMCRYTLSVGWDGRLYDCDFNQMLDLTVDHGAPTHIRDFDAASLSRRRIVTGNHCYGCTAGSGSSCGGSIA
- a CDS encoding carboxymuconolactone decarboxylase family protein, yielding METYYHPKDLGHFADMAKGNPALWEKFMAYYSAVFAEGALTEREKALIALAVAHTVQCPYCIDAYTQASLEKGSNVEEMTEAVHVACAIRGGSSLVHGVQMRNVAAKISM